Part of the Phocoena phocoena chromosome 8, mPhoPho1.1, whole genome shotgun sequence genome, GCTGATTATAGGACTGAAGGGAGACCCCAAGACCTGTActccctgtggccacagctcctgtAATTCCTAGTCCTACCAGGAGGGGTATGGCTGTAATGGCTCGTTTGGTTCTTCCTGCCCAAAGGTCAAAGCTGGGAATGGGCAATGGAGTGTCTCCCGAGATCAGGTCTACATTAGGGAGGAGGGTGGCTAGGTTGCAGACCCCTGTCCAGTTCTGGGGTAAATAGGTGTATGCTAGGTTATTTCCACAGACAAAGACAGTGGTGTTAGGACTACAGAGGGAGGAGTTTACGGGGATATACTGACTACATCCAGTAGATGAAAGGATTCCCAAGTCAATACTGGCGTTAGAGAGGGAATCGTTCTTGACAAAGCATGAGGTATTAAAGgtagttgaaaactttgaaaattgtatggGAAACGGCTCCGGGAGTAAAGTTGGGTTACATTGTTTGCTGATGTTTAAATTGGCGAAAATGGGGATGGCTATAGTGCGGGGCGGtccttgaggaaggcagagccagcaatCTTGTGCTAAGTTGGGGTTGGTGGTATTTAAAAGCGCAAAAGTAGCTTCTAGTATAGTCGTGGTTTGGGGGTCCAGTTTAGAGGGATTGACCTTAGGGCGAATTAGGGGGTGGTAGCTGAGCTGTGGGTACAGATCCTGATAggccttttctatttgtcttcgggtttctatctggcgcacttcgtcttggggccctccaccgtctgacatatgtatgggggccctggtattccagcacaccggggtcccgggagtgccaatgcatccagcctgaaggtatttattattatcactaatggtgggacttttattattttgtagtgtggctgtgaaataagtcttgttattggtccctgtacattgctggtaagagGAGTAGCACGTGCTATGCATTGATTCCTGAAAAGTAGAACAGGGACAAATAGCTCGGGGGGGGAGTGGTTTAGGCTTATGGTGGCATTGCCAGCTGGTTTTGACCCCGGTGCCTCCATATACCTGAACAAGGTATGCAGTTATTCCCCCGCAATCCTGCATATGAGTATACCTTCGGGGAACAACAGGAGTCTCGCTAGTACCTCCCCTGCACTCGCCCGGTGCACCATATAGTTGTTGCATTAAAGCATTCTTATTGGGGGGGGTTGAATCCTCCCCTCGTGGCCCGAGGGTTGAGGGTTAGGACTGTCATTAGAGCTATCAGCAGTACCTTGGTCCTCATGGGGGAGGGTATGGCGTAAGGTCAGTTTGAGGGGATTGTCCTTACTCCAATCAACCGTCCAGGTGACGTCAGCTTTAGTGGACTTGATGAGGTCAGAAAGTGGGTCCACCGGCTTGACGTGGGTGTAATGGATCCAGGCAGCTATGCTGTCCACCTTGATGGCCGTCGGCGTTGTCAGGATGATCTGGTAAGGTCTTTTCCACCTGGGTTCTAGGGTCTCTTGTCGATGGCGTTTGACAAGGACCCAGTCACCTGGTCAGAGCTGGTGTGGAGTAGGCGGGGGTCCTGTTGTATATAGCTCTTTTAGTTTGGGCCAGATTGTCTCATGTATCCGCTGTAAGgcttggagggaagacaggagattaTTTTCTGGGTCCGATTGGATAAGGTTAGTCTTTAGGTTAGGGATAATAGGAGGAGGCCTACCATGTATTATTTCGTAGGGGGTAAATCCTAGCTTATAGGGGGAATTTCGCACCCTAAACAGAGCGTAGGGGAGTAGGACTACCCAGTTAGCGCCAGTCTCCATGGTTAATTTAGtcaaggtctcttttagagttctattcattctttctacctgtcctgaactctgggggcggtatgcacaatgtaatttccaatcagccccAAGTATGGAAGCCAGATCCTGACTTACCTTAGAAACGAAGGCCGGCCCGTTGTCTGACCCTATCATAACTGGAAAGCCATACCTGGGCAGGAtttcttctagtagctttttagctACTATTTGTGCTGTCTCATTCTTGGTCGGGAATGCCTCAGTCCAACCTGAAAAGGTATCTATAAACACCAgtaaatatctatatccatatttgcCAGGCTTTACCTCCGTGAAGTCCACTTCCCAGTAGGCTCCGGGCTGGTTCCCTCTTTCCCGGATGCCAGCGGTTGGTGGGTGGGTGTTAGCATTATGGAGTTGGCAGACTGCACAGCCAGCAACCAGTCGTTCAGTTTTTtcggagacatttttaattttaagtccagtCTGTCTGATGAGATCCTGTAGCCGTCGGGCGCCCAAGTGGGTGCTACAATGGATCCGTTCAAGGACCAAGGTTCCtagtttttctggaaggaggataTTGTTCTTAGCGTCCCGCCACCATCCGTCTTTAACCTGGGTTAGagggagtttgtttatccatctaatgTCATCTTCCGAGTAGTCGGGTTGGGGCGGTAATTCCCGGGGCCCTGGATCCGGCAGTTGTAGGGGAAGTAATGGTATTGGAGTGTATGCCGCCTTTCGAGCCGTCTGGTCTGCCAAATTGTTGCCCCGGGCGACtggatttgtgggtttttgatgccccgggcaatgtacaatggctaactttttgggttcccatatggccgctagcaaggccaggatttcctctttgttcttgatgtctttgccctctgctgtgagtagtccccgctctcggTATATTGCCCCATGTATGTGTGCGGTAGCAAAAGCATACCGGCTGTCTGTATATATGGTGGCTTTTTGGTCTTTGCTCATCTTAAGAGCTTGGGTCAGGGCAATTAATTCAGCTTTTtgggctgaggtccctggggggAGAGTCTTTGCCCATATCACCTCAGTTTCCGATGTTACCGCTGCCCCCGCATACCTCTGACCTTGCTGGACAAAACTACTGCCGTCAGTGAACCATATGACTTGTGCATCTAATAGGGGCTGGTCACATAGGTCTTCCCGAACCCCATGGATCTGAGCCAGTACCTCTGCACAATCATGGAGTGGGGAGTCTAAGTCTGGGTCAGGTAATAGAAAGGCAGGGTTTAAAGCCCGTGGTGGAGTGTAGCTGATTTTGAGAGGATTTAACAGTAGACCCTGGTAGTGGACCAATCGAGCATTGCTCATCCATCGGTCGGGAGGCTGTTTGAGAACCCCGTCGATGGCGTGGGGGGTGGTGACATGTAATTCCTGTCCCATAGTTAGTTTGTTGGCATCCTTTACCATTAGGGCTGTGGTGGCGATCACccggaggcaaggaggccagcctgCAGCCACGGGGTCCAATTTCTTCGATAGGTAAGCGATAGGCCTGGTCCAAGGACCGAGGGGTTGGGTCAACACGGCCTTAgctatgcctttgttttcatccacAAAGAGGTGGAAGGGTTTGGAGACATCAGGGAGACCCAGGGCGGGTGCGGGTAGCAAGGCAGTTTTGATCTGCTGAAACGATtgctcagcctcctctgtccattcgaagggcgtctgttctttggtgGCTAAGTATAGTGGTTTGGCCATTTCAGCAAATTTGGGTATCCATAAACGGCAGAACCCAGCTGACCCCAAAAATTCTCTCACCTGTCGAGGCGTGGTGGGTCTGGGGATGCGGAGGACAGTCTCTTTCCGTGCATCTGTGAGCCATCGTTGCCCCCCTTTCAGTAGGTATCCCAGGTAAGTTACCTCAGGCCTGCAGATCTGCGCCTTTTTGGCAGAGGCCCGGTATCCCAGGGTGCCGAGAGTCTGTAGGAGGTTTCTGGTTccctgcaggcaggcttcagtggtcccagcagctattaagagatcatcaacatactgcaggagggttatattggggttttgtctccggtactcactgagatcctcgtgtagggcctcatcaaacaaggtaggtgagttcttgaatccttggggAAGTCTGGTCCAGGTGAGTTGTCCGTTTATGCCTCTCTCAGGATCCGACCATTcgaaggcaaagagttcttgacttttgggtgctaagggtaaactaaaaaaggcatctttgagggCCAGCACAGTATACCATTGTTTTTCTGGACTAAGGGCACTCAAAAGAGTATATGGATTGGGTACGGTAGGATGGATGTCTATGACTCGTCTGTTAACTTCCCTCAGGTCCTGTACTGGGCGGTAGTCTTTACTGTTAGGTTTGCGGACTGGCAGCAGGGGTGTGTTCCAGGCCGACTGGCAGGGACGCAGTATACCTAGGTCAAGAAGCCGGCGAATATGTGGAGTGATACCAGTTTTGGCCTCTATGGGCATGGGATATTGTCGGACACGTGCAGGATCTGCCCCTGGTTTGATTTCTATGAATAGGGCTGGGCGATGTTTGGCTAGTCCCATCCCACCTGTTTCTGCCCATGCTTCGGGGAACTGCTGAAGCCATgactttatatcttgattttgggaGGGTGGTTCCTGGTGAAGTCGGTACTCATCTTCCAAGTTCAGGGTGAGCACAGATATGGGTTGGTTGTGAGCGTCTGTTATGATCGGCCCCTCTGACCGAAAATGAATTTGCGCTCCCATTTTAGTAAGTAAGTCTCTCCCCAGTAAGGGGCAAGGGCTATCGGGAATGACCAGAAAGGAGTGGGTTACTTTTCCCGTGCCCAAGTCTACAGTTCTCTGAGTGGTCCAGGGGTAACGTTTAACTCCCGTAGCTCCCTGGACCCAGGaggttttgtcagaaattttCCCGTGGGGCTTAACCAAGACCGAATGCTGTGCCCCTGTATCCACCAGGAATTGGACTGGTTTCCCCTCCACTTGTAGGGTTACCCTGGGTTCGGGGAGGGGGTCCGAACCCCGTCCCCCCTACTCTGCATCATGTGTAAACAGGACTGGGGTGGTGGCCTTCGGTTGCCATTGCCCCTGGTTGGGGCGCGGCTGCCTTTTTTTGGGGCATTCCCGAGCCCAATGGCTTTTTTCCTTGCAATAGGCACATTGATCTCTGTCCAATGGTCGCCTGGGAGGTCGAGTGGCTGGGGGGCCCCCTTGATCTTTCTGAACAATGGCGGCCAGGACcttagtcattttctcagtggctttaagtTGTCTATCCTCTGGGGCGTCTCGGTTATTAAAGACGCGCTGAGCAATACGGAGTAGGTCCTGTATCTGTTTGCCCTCCAGATCTTCTaacttctggagtttctttttaatatcaggggCTGCCTGGTTAACGAAGGACATTACAACGGCAGCCTGATTTTCGGGGGCCTCTGGATCCATAGGGGTATATTGCCTAAAGGCTcccattaatctttctaaataagaggagggactttctgttttaccttgtacaATTGAATATACCTTGGCCAAATTAGTGGGCTTGCGCGCGGCAGCCCGGAGACCCGCCATTAGAGTCTGGCGATAAATGAGCAGTCGTCCCCTACCTTCTCCGGTGTTGTAGTTCCAATCATCCTGCGGGGGGCGAGTTAAGGGAAAGGCTGCATTAATAAGATCAGGGTTAGCGGTGGGTTGACCATCATCTCCAGGAACCAGTTTTCTTGCCTCCAGCTGGATTCGTTCTCGTTCCTCGGTAGTGAACAGGATCCGGAGAAGCTGTTGGCAGTCATCCCAGGTGGGCTGATGGGTAAACATAACACTATCTAGAAGAGCTATCAAGTCTTTAGGATTATCAGAAAAACGAGCATTCTgggttttccaattatataagtcACTGGTAGAGAATGGCCAATATTGGAGTCGGGGGTTCCCTGTCTCATCGGGAGGGCCTATTTCTCGCAGGGGTAGGGCTGTGGTGGAATCTGGATGGCGGAACCCTGGGTCGCGCTGAGTGCGTCCACGGGTGCGTCCAGCCGGCCCAGGGGAGTTATTTTCATTGGGCAGGAGGGCCggcagtgcctctgcctctcgctcctccggttctgacctgggtggcctctcgggaggggccacaggaggttcttccaaggggagaggagcagggtcaggagcaggaagggggaccggtTGTGGGGCCAAAGGAGGATGTTGATATGGAGGGGGTTCTATGAGAAGGAGGTCTTGGCTGTCAGAAAGTATGGATGCGGTTGAGGTCTGAGGCTTGGGAGGTTTAGTTGGTCGGGCCGTAAGGATCTTATATGTCCCTGATGACAAAAAGGGGGCCATCCAGGGAGGTGGGTTTTCTACCAGGTCCTGCCATACCAAGATGTAGGGGATTTGGTCCGGATGGCCTTCTTTCCCTGGTAAGAaaactctagatttaatttttaggactatAGGAAGACAAAAGGTACCCTCGGTGGGCCAACCAACCCCGAAAGTTGGCCATTCAGAGCGGCAGAaggtaataagttttcttttccggatgtccagactgagatcgtgtcctcgggatttcacatccccaaaattagtgagaaggagggagagaggggtactctgtgtttggcccatgtttaggtcctggaagaggttggttagaaaaggttattctgaaaacgaaagtgattaagagcagtcccaatagcggagcctgtaaaaggaggaagagaggttaTCGCGTGCGCGCTTCAGATGGGCTATCAACCCCCAGATGGGTCGCGGTGGACGTCTCCAACCACGCCCGACTAGGTGTCCTATAGCGCGTCCACCAGGACTGTCCTAGTCCCCAAAACAGAAGGTACCTTGAGCCAGCTTACTTACCGATCGGTTGTCAGCGATGACCCGTTGACCTGATGTCTGGTGGGCTTGGGggcatcccggacgagcccccaaatgaaatgcccacggtcacgagacccctccacaagaccaccagagacaagagtcaaagccaaacggcaagggtcatttattgcaggttcgaacctggacctccgcgcactcgttgccggtgacgctaagcggtcccgatggagtttagtacagctcttttatagacaggtacaaacaagctcgcgaccttcaggggtggggggtactgattggctaacttttaaacaaagacattagtcactgattggttaacttttaaacaaagacactagtcaccgtctgattggttggatggttgcaaaagggggttcagcaagcatagttacagaagcgagagcggctggttaagtttcggtttcctgaggctttgtttttcaattaggaatacttaagatggggccatagttacaaacagtacaaacaggaagatcgatgcaatcctagcagcactacggcctaatggcagggcatcaattcagtcctatttctaccaaagtagaacatagcccttcaccATGATTCGGCAGTTAAGGAGATGCACAGCGGAGGATCCAGAGGATCCAAAAGCTGACGACTTGGCCTCCCTGGGCTACAGCCAGGGGAGGGTGGCTTCACCGCTGAAACCAGCCAGCCAAGTTAGGGATGCTCTTGGGCTGGTCCCCAGCCATCTGCACAGCCTGGCAGGCCCGGCACCAAGGCTCGTCCCAGAAGGAGGTGATGTGCACGGCATAGCTCCGACGCCAGCTAAAGTATCCGCGGTAGGCAGCTGGGTTTCGATCGAGGAATTGCAGGTGGGCCGCCAGGGAGGAGGCATCAGGGAAGTCGTCCACGTGGATGAAGGCACGGCGGGGCATGAAGCGCTCGTAATTGGCACGGTCTGGGCCCAGCACCACCGGCACCGCCCCAGCCAGGAAGGCGTTGCGCCACAGCTTCTCCGTGATATAATCCAGGTGCTGCGAGTTCTCGAAGGCCAGGTAGAACTTGTAGCGGGCCACCGTGTGCAGGAGCCCGACGTCAGGCAGCGGCTGCCCGGGCCCGCCCTTCCCGAAGACGTCTACGGTCACGTACTGGCTCAGCTGGCGGTAGTAGCGGACCCGCGCCTGGCGCTCGTCCCAGTTGCTCACCACCCAGGCCACCAGCCCTTGTTTCCGGGCCAGCGGCGGGACCAGACCCGGCGGCTGCTCGTTGGGATGGGTCCTGGGGTAGAGGTAGCCGTAAGGCACGAATATGTCCGAGTCGGCCCGGTAGGAGAGCGTCCAGTTGAAGAGGTTACCTGCCAGGCTCTGCAGCCCCGGGGAGTGGGTGGGCGACTCGAAGTTCATCCACACCCAGCGCTGGCCGGGGGGCCTGGGGCCCGAGGCAGCCAGGGCTAAGGCCTCCGCGGCTTCCTCCTCGTCGTCCATCAGCACCTGCTGCTCCTCCGCCGGGCGCACGTGGACGCCCCACGGCGGGGGCCAGTCCGGGGGTCCCCTCACCAGGTCTCTGTGGTGGAAAAGCACCGCCTGGGCCTCTCCGTAGACGGCGCGATCAGTGAGCAGGAGACAGCCGCTGATGTTGAAGCGCAACCGGCAATCGGGGTGCGGCCTTTTGGCTCTGTGCCGGCCCCCGAAGGGCTCCCACCACAGCAGCACGCTCACCCGCCGCGGCGGGACGGAgaaggcccagggcaggggcggCAGCTGCTTCCAGCAAACATAGACGACCACGGCGCTGCACACCAGGCTGGCGGCCATCAGCGCCAGATGggcctcggacagcctcaggcctcCACGCGGAGTGCGCCGCCCGCCCCACCGCGCGCCCAAGGCGAGCGCCGGCAGAGCCGCCACCGCCTGCCGCGCGGCCGCAAGCCCGGAGCGGCGGCGCCCGCTCTCATGCTGCCACTGAGGGTCCAGCCTTCGTTGCTGCTCGCCGCCCGACCTGGAGCGGGAAAGGGCGGTCCCAGGATCTAAAGGCCCGCAggtcttcctctcttccccaacACTCATCGCCCAGCGAGGGTCCAGGGCGAGGGAAGCAGACCCAGCGGCCCAGCCCGGCGCAGCCCCGTCCCTCCCCTCAACTGCGCGCCCGACCAGACCAACCCGGCCAAGCCCCGGACGCCTCCTGCGGCACCTCCGCCCACTCCCCGGCCCCTCCAGGGTTCCCGGACTCCCCGGCAGCGCCCCGTCCGCGACTCCGGATGCCGTCGCCGTGATCCCGGACCTCTCCGCGTACCTCACGCCTTGGCCTGGCGCTGGCGCTCTCGCCCGCCGGGGATTCCCTCCCAGCTGCGCCCGAGCCCTCAATCGCGGCCGCCCAGATCCTTGCCTTCCAGAGTGAGGGCCCGGTTCATCCCTGGGCGCCGGCAGGTGGCGCGAGACCCTCCAGGAGCCGCGGCGGCGCGAGCGCAGGCGGGCACGGGAGGAAGGCGGCCCAGGGGTGCCGAGCCTCCGGGCGGGATCGAAGATCCGCTTCCTTCCTCTCGCCCCATCAATGGCCAGCGACGCCTGCCGGAGGGAGGGAGCCCGCGAGGCCAAGGAAACATGCTGAAAGAGGCGCAGCCTACGCGAAGCCGACCTTGACCTCGTGACCTAACGCCGACGCAGGCAGGTAGTGCCGTCAGCTCCCGCGGCGCGGCCCACAAAGGTGGTGCATTTTGTGAAACCAAGTTTTCAAGGAAACCCTACTGTCAGGAGAACATTCGCTTTGCCTACAGCcccaaaagaggaaagagaagaatcgAAAATTTTCTGAGCAATGAAAACACGTTCTTTTTCTTCGCTTCCCCACTGAATGAACGCTTCTGCCTGCTGGCTCATAGCTTTCTTTGTACCAGAGCTATGAATTTCCTGCCTATTCagtgggatgaatgaatgaacaacacCATTAATTTTACTAAGCACTTAAGAAACAGCTTAATATCTGCACTCATGAAGATCCAGCAAAACACTCTGAACTATAAAACGATGACTAAGATAAATATTATAGCATCCAAGTTTAGGGTATAAAGGGTAAGTATCACAGTGGCCTCTTCAGGTTTAtcaatgaagcaactgaggcaTCTACTTCTACCTTGACTTAAGGAGGTTTTTTTCCCTGATGGCTTGAATTTGAATTTCTGGATTTTGGTCTGCATTTATGTAATTTAACCTTTATTCAGCAAAGTTCTAAATAGGGCATGGGTGGACTGCTGACCTAAGGAGAGAAGGCAGTTTTGAGAGAATTTTTAGATCACAGCAGTGCATTGGTGGTGCCCCAGCCCAGTGCCATGTAAGTTACAAGATGTTAGGGAATAAGTAGACTTGCTGGGAATGGGGCCATCCTGTCAGGTGTTTTTGA contains:
- the FUT4 gene encoding LOW QUALITY PROTEIN: alpha-(1,3)-fucosyltransferase 4 (The sequence of the model RefSeq protein was modified relative to this genomic sequence to represent the inferred CDS: deleted 1 base in 1 codon; substituted 1 base at 1 genomic stop codon); amino-acid sequence: MTKRSQAQKRTYWRNPRTDFEKQARIWAAAIEGSGAAGRESPAGESASARPRREVRGEVRDHGDGIRSRGRGAAGESGNPGGAGEWAEVPQEASGAWPGWSGRARSXGEGRAAPGWAAGSASLALDPRWAMSVGEERKTCGPLDPGTALSRSRSGGEQQRRLDPQWQHESGRRRSGLAAARQAVAALPALALGARWGGRRTPRGGLRLSEAHLALMAASLVCSAVVVYVCWKQLPPLPWAFSVPPRRVSVLLWWEPFGGRHRAKRPHPDCRLRFNISGCLLLTDRAVYGEAQAVLFHHRDLVRGPPDWPPPWGVHVRPAEEQQVLMDDEEEAAEALALAASGPRPPGQRWVWMNFESPTHSPGLQSLAGNLFNWTLSYRADSDIFVPYGYLYPRTHPNEQPPGLVPPLARKQGLVAWVVSNWDERQARVRYYRQLSQYVTVDVFGKGGPGQPLPDVGLLHTVARYKFYLAFENSQHLDYITEKLWRNAFLAGAVPVVLGPDRANYERFMPRRAFIHVDDFPDASSLAAHLQFLDRNPAAYRGYFSWRRSYAVHITSFWDEPWCRACQAVQMAGDQPKSIPNLAGWFQR